In Bacillus sp. KH172YL63, one genomic interval encodes:
- a CDS encoding DUF2357 domain-containing protein — MVTRSSNLDFSIEFTHTFKEGEQERVPVRHFVKEVQDWDDNLHSYTIVRENINLELSFNSKLENARCAMDGFDILNDEKLKFDEKNFPYISPGSLTLYKHKAVTEYYPYIPGIYCLTVTIQEEKFFSFIKVISSRLTDDQLQSMRIEVENQLKGLALDVVRKQSVFQGLEELNLDMSLFQQFKTLDHYFGDISTIIADLTKRVRSSLKKEYILQPVEKPSHVDPVSIHYRLKHPESTNYLKTRKNIVDYDLPENRLLKQIINKWISVLVDFIQQIDYNLEKFNGDNEIFSSYTSKGRRKDLLIELDSFRTRATQMKAALNQLRISPWYQEVSDRAALVVTNKMFIDIRYNKIYKIHQHLSFEEVDLSLHPGWSFHWKRTDQLYEIWSFFKVLNIFKAYHFTFGNVPKWLLNGSEEGLKDLMVIPTIPKGASFELQKGDLKLRIVYDREIPKEPSQTDHKQNPIYTTGENNTPDIRIDVYIREIFIGSIIMDSKYRKKHVLMDSKYQLTSYADHVRSPYIYNKKRWERIRPVHRVLVLYPDKWGKTEVEYLDDKSISLVPLTPETDFKEIGKMIQGLVDELVLDAEDAGVILLEE, encoded by the coding sequence ATGGTTACACGTTCTAGCAACTTGGATTTCTCAATAGAATTTACACATACATTTAAGGAAGGCGAACAGGAAAGAGTCCCAGTGAGACATTTTGTCAAAGAAGTTCAGGACTGGGATGATAATCTACATTCATACACTATTGTCCGTGAGAATATTAACCTCGAATTATCGTTTAACAGTAAACTGGAAAATGCAAGATGTGCTATGGATGGATTTGATATCTTAAATGATGAGAAATTGAAATTTGATGAGAAGAACTTCCCTTATATTAGTCCGGGATCCCTTACACTATATAAGCATAAAGCTGTAACTGAATATTATCCTTATATTCCAGGAATCTACTGTTTGACTGTCACAATACAGGAGGAAAAATTTTTTTCTTTTATTAAGGTTATATCTAGTAGACTAACAGATGATCAGCTCCAATCAATGCGCATAGAAGTTGAAAATCAACTGAAGGGGTTGGCTCTTGACGTAGTAAGAAAACAAAGTGTTTTTCAAGGTTTGGAAGAGTTAAACCTCGATATGTCATTGTTCCAACAATTTAAAACACTGGATCATTATTTTGGGGATATCTCTACGATTATTGCTGACTTAACTAAAAGAGTGCGTTCTTCTTTGAAAAAAGAGTACATACTTCAGCCTGTTGAGAAGCCCTCTCATGTCGATCCTGTATCAATCCATTATCGATTAAAGCATCCCGAATCAACAAACTACTTAAAAACAAGAAAGAATATAGTAGATTATGATCTGCCTGAAAACAGGCTGTTAAAGCAAATTATTAACAAGTGGATTAGTGTACTTGTTGATTTTATCCAACAAATTGATTACAACTTAGAGAAGTTTAATGGTGACAATGAGATCTTTTCTTCATATACATCAAAAGGGAGGAGGAAAGATTTATTAATCGAATTGGATAGCTTCAGAACACGAGCGACTCAAATGAAAGCAGCTCTGAATCAGTTAAGGATCAGTCCTTGGTATCAAGAAGTTTCAGATAGAGCAGCTTTAGTTGTCACAAATAAAATGTTTATTGATATCAGGTATAACAAGATTTACAAAATCCATCAGCACTTGTCTTTCGAAGAAGTTGATTTATCTTTGCACCCTGGATGGAGTTTTCATTGGAAGAGGACGGATCAATTATATGAGATTTGGAGCTTCTTTAAGGTTCTAAATATCTTTAAAGCCTATCACTTTACGTTTGGTAACGTGCCCAAGTGGTTGCTCAATGGAAGTGAAGAAGGCTTAAAAGATTTAATGGTTATACCGACCATTCCTAAGGGTGCTAGCTTTGAACTACAAAAGGGAGACTTAAAACTGAGGATTGTTTATGATAGGGAGATTCCTAAAGAACCTTCTCAGACCGATCATAAACAAAATCCAATTTATACAACCGGTGAGAATAATACTCCTGATATTCGCATAGATGTATATATTCGAGAAATATTTATTGGAAGTATCATAATGGATTCTAAATACCGTAAAAAACACGTTTTAATGGACTCTAAGTACCAGCTTACTAGTTACGCAGATCATGTTCGGTCACCCTATATATATAACAAAAAACGGTGGGAACGAATTCGGCCGGTGCACCGGGTTTTAGTTCTTTATCCAGATAAGTGGGGAAAGACAGAAGTTGAATATTTGGATGATAAGAGCATCAGTTTGGTACCTTTAACACCTGAAACTGATTTTAAGGAAATTGGTAAGATGATTCAAGGGCTTGTGGATGAATTGGTGTTGGATGCTGAAGATGCGGGAGTTATTCTGTTAGAAGAGTAA
- a CDS encoding McrB family protein: MSTKIWENDLIGVLDVPSLDEIPYRDSIFINKQNSLQFLVRIISQPSESFPNVKTVTSFYSDLEQWGFEDDYQEDEYFRKERLREWLDDRLLVFKVERRTKYTHEEVFNAKDVRVLPKLPSFNQELRLIPVPIFNKNSHSIDLDEFVYRLANKKFVGRIENISHETNDTPSLVLWREDLEEDEQYKVFGEFDKHQYAYGGFSFELREDLKEIKFKQEWMDECYFCNNIEELVYVPLSVYQEITVEMENALPISFSPRRENNFQEEVVTSVIKNKEDINDLLKSEKEVAATAQEVKSEMLSSTPPLVKEGEREFLELFYANTQDSGLSYHLEDLINFHTSMKSSSLVILSGMSGTGKSKLVDLYSSSLGLKGDQHTVIPVSPSWTSDSDLIGYADTMHMVYRPGDSGLINALKKAESQQDKLFVICFDEMNLARVEHYFSQFLSILEMEPGKRVLRLYNDDLESRLYNSAQYPPTISIQDNVLFVGTVNVDESTYHFSDKVLDRANVLSLEVMPFNQLKALPEKKKHIAGRKEEVDFETYKSFKSENRLVTLSDEELDLLWEVHQALQLVNRQVGVGPRIVKQIDHYLANLPIQEYVSREEGMDLQFVQRILTKVRGSEEQLRSLLGVYTKEGDVIESQLISLLEKYNTISAFSQSIKTIEQKAKELKLNGYTF, from the coding sequence ATGAGCACAAAAATATGGGAGAATGATTTAATAGGGGTTTTAGATGTTCCGAGCCTAGATGAAATTCCATACAGAGATTCGATCTTTATTAATAAACAAAATAGTCTTCAGTTTTTGGTTAGGATTATTTCTCAACCATCTGAGAGCTTTCCTAACGTAAAAACTGTTACGTCGTTTTATTCAGACCTTGAGCAGTGGGGTTTTGAAGATGATTATCAGGAGGATGAATATTTTCGTAAAGAAAGATTGAGGGAATGGTTAGATGATCGTCTGCTGGTATTTAAAGTCGAACGCAGAACTAAATATACTCATGAAGAAGTGTTTAATGCGAAGGATGTAAGGGTTTTACCTAAGCTCCCTAGTTTTAATCAAGAATTACGCTTAATTCCTGTCCCTATTTTTAATAAGAATTCTCATAGTATAGATCTTGATGAATTTGTTTATCGTCTTGCTAATAAAAAATTTGTCGGGAGAATTGAGAATATATCCCATGAGACTAATGATACTCCTTCCTTAGTTTTATGGAGGGAAGACCTTGAAGAGGATGAACAGTATAAAGTATTTGGGGAATTCGATAAACACCAGTATGCCTATGGAGGCTTCAGTTTTGAGTTAAGAGAAGATTTGAAAGAGATCAAATTCAAACAAGAATGGATGGATGAATGCTATTTTTGTAACAATATTGAAGAGTTAGTATATGTCCCTCTTTCAGTTTACCAGGAAATTACAGTAGAAATGGAAAATGCGCTTCCGATATCTTTTTCTCCACGAAGAGAAAACAACTTTCAAGAAGAAGTTGTAACTTCTGTTATTAAGAATAAGGAAGATATTAATGACCTACTTAAAAGTGAAAAAGAAGTAGCGGCTACTGCTCAAGAAGTGAAATCTGAAATGTTATCGAGCACACCTCCGTTGGTCAAAGAAGGAGAAAGAGAATTTCTTGAGTTATTTTATGCAAATACACAAGATTCTGGTCTATCTTACCATTTAGAAGACCTTATTAATTTTCACACTTCAATGAAGTCTTCTTCTCTGGTAATTCTATCTGGTATGAGTGGGACTGGTAAGAGCAAATTAGTTGATTTATATAGTTCTTCTTTAGGGTTAAAGGGGGACCAGCATACCGTCATTCCAGTAAGTCCTTCTTGGACATCCGATTCAGACCTAATTGGATACGCAGACACGATGCATATGGTATACCGTCCCGGAGACTCAGGCCTTATTAATGCTTTGAAGAAGGCTGAAAGTCAACAAGACAAATTGTTTGTTATATGTTTCGATGAAATGAATTTGGCAAGAGTAGAACACTACTTTTCACAATTTTTATCTATATTAGAAATGGAGCCAGGTAAGAGAGTTTTAAGGCTATATAATGATGATCTTGAAAGCAGACTTTACAACTCAGCTCAATATCCACCTACTATATCAATACAAGATAATGTTTTGTTTGTTGGTACAGTAAATGTTGACGAGTCAACGTATCATTTTTCAGATAAAGTGTTAGATAGAGCAAATGTTTTATCTCTTGAAGTAATGCCATTTAATCAGCTAAAGGCTCTACCAGAAAAGAAGAAACATATTGCAGGACGTAAAGAAGAAGTTGATTTTGAAACTTACAAATCTTTTAAAAGTGAAAATAGATTAGTAACATTATCAGATGAAGAGTTAGATTTGCTATGGGAGGTCCATCAAGCTCTTCAGCTAGTAAATCGTCAAGTTGGAGTAGGTCCTAGAATTGTTAAACAAATCGACCATTACCTTGCCAACCTTCCAATACAAGAATATGTTTCAAGAGAAGAAGGAATGGATCTTCAATTTGTTCAACGTATATTGACTAAGGTTAGAGGTTCCGAGGAACAATTAAGAAGTTTACTTGGTGTATATACTAAAGAGGGAGATGTAATTGAAAGTCAGTTAATTTCTTTATTGGAAAAATATAACACTATTTCAGCATTTTCACAAAGTATAAAGACAATTGAACAAAAAGCGAAAGAGTTGAAGTTGAATGGTTACACGTTCTAG